CCACCCGCGTCGCAAGCGCCCTGAGGAGGCTGATCCAGGGCCAACCGATCCTCGACAGCGAAACCCGCCGCCGCTGACCGAAACGAAGAATCCTTAAGAATTTCAAGCTTTTCCCTTTGAAGATCGGATATTTTCGGCTATATTAGCGCGCGTGGATACGGCCTCGCTTGCGGAGCATTTTCACCAGTTCTTCAACCTGAACCTGGCCTCGACCGACGCCCTCCTCGCGGATGTCCAGCGGCTCCGGTACCGCGTCTATTGCGAAGAGTTCGGCTACGAGGACAAGTCGCGCTTTCCCGACAGGCGCGAACGGGACGACTACGACGGCATCGCCACCCACGCCCTGATCACGCACAAGGCCACCGGAAGGGCCGTCGCGAGCGTGAGACTCATCCCCGCCACCGCGGCGAAACTCCTGCCCTTCGAGAAGAATTGCGCCCGGAGTTACGACGAAAACCTCGTCGCCGCCATGCCGCGGTCGACGATGTGCGAAATCAGCCGTCTTTCCGTGGACCCGTTCTTCCGCCGGCGGCCCGGCGAGGCCACGTCCCTCTTCGGAAATTATCAGAACATCGACCTGTCCCCCAAGGAGAGGCGACTCCTGCCGTTCATCGGCATCTCCCTCCTGCTGGCCGGCACGGCGCTCACCTTCCTGACGGACCGGAGAAACATCTTCGCGCTGATGGAACCGTTCCTCCCGAGGGCGATGGTGCCGATCGGCATCGAGTTTCTTCAGATCGGACGGACCATCGAATATCACGGCACGCGCGCCCTCTACCATGTGCGGAGCGAATCGGTTTACGAGAAGATGAAACCCGAGCTCAAGGAGCTGTTCTTTTCCCTCTACAACGACCTCAAACCCCACTTCAGGGCGGCGGCGGCGGAGACCCTGTTCGGCACCCTCGGGATGCAAGCCCCATGAGCGGGTTCGACTTCGACCTCGCCTTTTCAAGGAACCTGGGTTGGTTCACGGAGCAGGACCGGGCCGTGCTCCGTCAAAAGCGGGTCGCCATCGCGGGCCTCGGCGGCGTGGGCGGCGTCCATCTCCTGACCCTCACCCGCTTGGGTCTGGGGGCCTTCACCCTCGCGGACCCCGACGTCTTCGAGCTCGCCAATTTCAACCGCCAGGCCGGGGCGAGCTTAAGCCACCTGGGGCGGAAGAAGGTGGAGGCG
This genomic interval from bacterium contains the following:
- a CDS encoding PEP-CTERM/exosortase system-associated acyltransferase, coding for MDTASLAEHFHQFFNLNLASTDALLADVQRLRYRVYCEEFGYEDKSRFPDRRERDDYDGIATHALITHKATGRAVASVRLIPATAAKLLPFEKNCARSYDENLVAAMPRSTMCEISRLSVDPFFRRRPGEATSLFGNYQNIDLSPKERRLLPFIGISLLLAGTALTFLTDRRNIFALMEPFLPRAMVPIGIEFLQIGRTIEYHGTRALYHVRSESVYEKMKPELKELFFSLYNDLKPHFRAAAAETLFGTLGMQAP